A single Cucumis melo cultivar AY chromosome 4, USDA_Cmelo_AY_1.0, whole genome shotgun sequence DNA region contains:
- the LOC103503602 gene encoding uncharacterized protein LOC103503602 isoform X2: MLGASKSSRKQVKPEKEWLSVSFKPENFIPGLVIGFILGLFLDLSKPSKGNAKKGYFLPSKYQQLSPASNNGDQELKLVLVVRQDLKMGSGKIASQCAHAATGLYAELMQSHRNLLRQWELCGQPKIVVTCKNQHEMNKLKDAAENIGLPTFVVADAGRTQVSAGSKTVLAIGPGPKEAIDAVTGKLRLL, from the exons ATGTTGGGTGCTTCTAAGTCTTCCAGAAAG CAAGTGAAGCCAGAAAAAGAATGGCTGTCGGTGAGTTTCAAACCCGAGAACTTCATTCCAGGCCTCGTAATTGGTTTCATTCTTGGGTTGTTTTTGGATTTATCAAAACCCAGTAAAGGTAATGCTAAGAAGGGCTATTTCCTGCCGTCCAAGTACCAACAGCTTTCTCCAGCCTCAAATAACGGTGATCAAGAGCTCAAATTG GTCCTTGTCGTTAGGCAAGATCTGAAGATGGGTTCTGGAAAAATTGCATCTCAATGTGCTC ATGCCGCTACTGGCTTGTATGCAGAACTAATGCAAAG CCACCGAAACCTTTTGAGACAGTGGGAACTATGTGGGCAGCCGAAAATAGTTGTAACATGCAAGAATCAACACGAAAT GAATAAACTGAAGGATGCAGCTGAGAATATTGGCCTTCCTACTTTTGTTGTTGCTGATGCTGGACGCACACAG GTTTCGGCTGGATCGAAGACTGTTCTTGCCATTGGACCTG GGCCAAAGGAAGCCATTGATGCAGTAACTGGGAAACTCCGCCTACTCTAG
- the LOC103503602 gene encoding uncharacterized protein LOC103503602 isoform X1, with the protein MLGASKSSRKKQQVKPEKEWLSVSFKPENFIPGLVIGFILGLFLDLSKPSKGNAKKGYFLPSKYQQLSPASNNGDQELKLVLVVRQDLKMGSGKIASQCAHAATGLYAELMQSHRNLLRQWELCGQPKIVVTCKNQHEMNKLKDAAENIGLPTFVVADAGRTQVSAGSKTVLAIGPGPKEAIDAVTGKLRLL; encoded by the exons ATGTTGGGTGCTTCTAAGTCTTCCAGAAAG AAGCAGCAAGTGAAGCCAGAAAAAGAATGGCTGTCGGTGAGTTTCAAACCCGAGAACTTCATTCCAGGCCTCGTAATTGGTTTCATTCTTGGGTTGTTTTTGGATTTATCAAAACCCAGTAAAGGTAATGCTAAGAAGGGCTATTTCCTGCCGTCCAAGTACCAACAGCTTTCTCCAGCCTCAAATAACGGTGATCAAGAGCTCAAATTG GTCCTTGTCGTTAGGCAAGATCTGAAGATGGGTTCTGGAAAAATTGCATCTCAATGTGCTC ATGCCGCTACTGGCTTGTATGCAGAACTAATGCAAAG CCACCGAAACCTTTTGAGACAGTGGGAACTATGTGGGCAGCCGAAAATAGTTGTAACATGCAAGAATCAACACGAAAT GAATAAACTGAAGGATGCAGCTGAGAATATTGGCCTTCCTACTTTTGTTGTTGCTGATGCTGGACGCACACAG GTTTCGGCTGGATCGAAGACTGTTCTTGCCATTGGACCTG GGCCAAAGGAAGCCATTGATGCAGTAACTGGGAAACTCCGCCTACTCTAG